The DNA window TTATGGTGCTATATGTGCATATAAATCTAACGAATCTAATCTAAAGAATAAAAAAGCTTTGTTTGCTTTGTTGAAtgttattacactgtaaaaaaaaacacaatttgttgagtcaactcaaaataatttgttaccctgctgccttaaaatgttaagttccgtcaactcaaataagtttattcAACTTTAAATGTTCAGTTGTACTAAGTCACAGCTTAGATATTCGAGTTGACTAAACTGAAAAATTTGTTTGTTACAAACAGCTGTGATTGTTATCCTGTGTTTGTTATCTTCTAATGAGCTTGAGTGCAATCATGTGTGCTTGATtagggagacacacaaaatgtgcagtgttggggggtgcccaggaccagggttgagaaacactgctttaggACTTCATGAAGAGCCAtaatcgagaaaaaaaaaaaaaactttccgaaACTTTAAGAAACCCGGAAGTGCGTATTTGGCATGAaatacttttttccttttttttatttcttttttaactttGGGCATCTtaataacttaacatgcatgaaacagcattggacccccccccccccacacacacacacacacacacccatttaaaatgttttttttttttttttttttttttacatttttccattgacatttattcatttagcagacgcttttatccaaagcgacttacaattgggaatacagcaagtgattcatcctaaggaggcagatcaacataggaagtgctcaaaaataccatcaggcattgttagatgagtaaaggctagaaagggaagatcaagaaagagaggagaattttttttttttaagtttcctcaacaaattgtttttttttttacagtgtagtacaGGTGATGAGCGCTAGCAAACGTTAGTAAAATAAATAGATATATTAATGTTTTACTTCTTTAAAAGCaataattgtttttaatattttgtgattaaatCATGATGTGGGCTTATTTGGAACATATGCAGGCTTAAATGGTGCCAAAGTACCATTTAAACCCATGTCAGACTTttgaaattattcataaaaaaatcttaattttgtaTTCTAAAGTGTACATcaactaataaatacattttcaaataagaGATAAATCttgtattttaataattaagtttttCTTATAAACCATGTCAAAATCTATGAAAAACACATAGTTACACAAGTTAGATTTTGGTGGGCTTAATTACATGTTGGAATTTCTATCGTTCTAGCTTTTGAACACAGTTCTGACATTCAGTTACCTTTATCTACCTTCATTATGTGTGGTTTTATTGTGATCACTTATTGCTGAACCATTGCTGAACCATTTCAGAGTCTGTGTATGCTTTCTGGACAATAATAATGTCAATGTTACTGTAGAATGAAAAAAGAACACATGATGAGTTAATTTTGAGGTTCATTTGTCAAAATGTACATGTTAGGCATCTACTATCCACTGACAGAtgtactaaaaatatatatatttccccATACTGGCTATTGTTTTCTAAAGGTTCTCACTCTCTACGGATGCTTTTAACATACATTAAACGTCAAACACAACTTTCTGAATTAACTGGCACAATGGTATTGGATGACATCACATTAGGATATTATAATTCCAAGACAAGAAGCTACATCGCAAGAGGAAATACTACAAATGAAGATGATGCGATAGATCCAAATCACCTCAATACCATAAGGGATTATATGATTGATCATTTTATGAGAAGATCAGATTATCTGAGACCCATCAACCACACAGAAAGTAAGTTCGTCTGGCTAAATTATCACAGATGATTATATCACTGCTTACAGTGTGACTGTTTTGATGCTTATTAAAACAGATACATGAAAAAGCTGCTTTTTAGCTGCTTCTGATTATTGAGATATTTGTTTAAAATGCTTGTTTTAGAGCCAGACTCAAGTTTCTAAAAGATCCCTGTGGCCAGATGTATAGacatatctttcttttttttcatacagGTTATGTAGTTTTTCAGATAATGGGGCTTTGTGAACAGATGGACAATGATAAACCTGGACAAATGATCACCAGGAATGCATTTAGAGGCTCTACAATTGATGAACTGCGTTTTTTTGATGGCAAATTCACATATCAGGGTTCTTTAAATTACACAGCTCAACAAATAAAACTTACTCTACAACTATCCATGTGGCGTCATGAGACTATATTCTACCCAGCCTGCATACAAACTCTGAAGTATTACCTTGAAAAGAGAGGAAAGCAAGTAAACAGAAAATGTACGTCAATGTATTTTCTTTTGATTTAGAGAAAAGTTCAGTGCAATTATACtctaataacatacattttgagATTTTTATATTCTCTTATTCTATTCTCTCTTGTTCTGAAGTGAAACCGCGAGTCAGACTCATCAAGAAAGCAATCTCAGATTCTGGAGGGTTTCGTGTGAGATGTTTGGCAACAGGATTTTACCCTCGTCACATCAACCTGACCCTGTTCAGAGATGGGAAGCCTGTAGCTGATCATGAGATCTCTGGAGGAGATCTGCTGCCCAATGGTGACGGGACGTACCAGATGAGGAAGAGTCTGGAGATCAGTGCTGCAGACAAACACAAATACACCTGCTCTGCCACACACCTCAGTCTGGACAACAAACTGGATATTGATTTAGGTAATGAGctcttaaaaaaaacacacacacaacaatcaAAACTGTCTGTCTCTCAATCTTTTGGTTTATGTTTCAGAGTTTGATCACGGGAAACCATTTAAATCAGTGATTCCTGCTCTGACAGTTTTGGCTCTGATGTTGGTGTTTGGAGCTGCAGCTGCAATAACTACATGGAAAAGACGACGTGCAGGTATTTAGAATTAGTTACGTTTCAAAAACAATCAAATCAGAAACAATAATCAATTTTGTCTTTCTTTTGGTGTCTAGATTCATTCAAAAGTGGTTATTCTACAGCTTCTAGTAAGTAGTTCTAGTTATTTTAAGTCATTTGTTACTTCACAGCAATGGATAAAGAAAACCTTTGTTCTCTGTAGActcattaaacaatatattttgttttcagcATCTGCAGAAAGCATGGACATAAAATCAGAATCAACGTGAATGCCACGACACAAAGTGATACATATCTGTAAATGTTACCTACAGAATTTCCACTAGAATTCATTGGTTGAGACCTAAGAGGTAAACAATTCTGAAGGGGCAGCCACTGTTACACAACTGACTGATTGACACATTGTCATAGCTTTCCATTCCTTGACCTAGAAGTGGAGGAaaagatttaaagaaatgtaGATACCTTTGAGCCATTTGCACTATAATTTTCATATGATGTAATGtttatactgtatgtatatatgctttaaaatcataaattattttgtaatataaaatttagattttttataagTTCATTGTTAATATTGTCATCTTATATTGTTAGTGCTGAGGGTGAAGACATACAAatgaattatgtaaaaaaaaaaaaaatcaacctatGTGATATTCTCAAGATGCTGAAAACCTGTTGTGCACATTTTGTAAATCTCTCTTATCGGTTGCCCTCAGTTTAGTTTATGGATCTCCCCCTATATATATAGTATAACAGCTTCTCGTATTGTTCACTAAAATGTACGTAAACAAACGACTTTCTGAAATATGTGAATTTGATTGGTCAGTTGCAATAGTCAAAGGTCAGGGATTCGAGATTAAGGTCTCTGCAGGCTTTTCACATgctttttattcagtttttttctttacCCAGCTCAGAGAAGTTCAAATACAAATGTAAGTTTGAAATGTCTTTTTCACCATCTGAAGAATgtcaaaacattttcaaaataaatgtttatctaTGTCGCTTTTTGTCTCGACACAAATCGATATAGATGAGTGAAGAAATGCCTTCACACAACAgacaaaatatattttcttaaattATCAGTTGAGATCTAAACATTATGTGGCAAAAATTCTGCTTCTACTGGCGGTCTGCTAGTCAGAAATGCTACAGACTTCCAATAGCTGCTCCAAAAGGTAAGAGTTTGAAAGActtatttaaatgttattgttTAATTGTTTGCTTTCACTGAGAATATGCACTGATATCTCCTTAAATATGTCCTCAAAATCAAGTTTCAAAAGATCACAGATCAGCTCTGTCCCTTCCATTTTTGAACGGagatgtgaaaatgaagaatAGATTAGATTCTCTTAGATTTTTATAATTTGTgaaagaaaacattttgtaatatgatttttgatgtacattttcaatGTTAATGCAacgtctgattttaaaatggctttcaaaggatgaattttgagaaTTTTGAATTGTAAGTACACTTCCACGTTGAAGAATGTGTATTGCTAACAACGGAATTTGCAACCACTGTTGCTTTTGGAAAGCACATCCCAGGCCCCAGGTGGCGTGATGCATTTGTCCAATCAATGGCACTGACACTGCAAATGTGCAAGTGAGGAAAGTCATAATGAATACCAAGGATCAATTGTTAACCCCTGATTAAAGTGTGAAATGTGAAGCAAAATAAACTGTTTAACCAGGATTTAGAATGACCTGGAGTTTACAATTTCAAGAGTTAAAGCCTTTGGAAAGTTATTAAAAGAATTACTAGGCATGTAGTTTCACACGCTAATAGTTATGTTCTTTGTTCAGACCCAGACTCAAGCTGTCAAACAGCTAATATGGCTTGATAAAGTTAATGAGTCATTAAATACAGATTTGATATCTCACATATCACACATCTTAACAGGTCCACTAGTGTCTCAGTTGATGACTTTGTGAAGTGTTGGACAGTGATGATTACTAGGTTTGCTGTTAGAGGCTTTACTATAGAAGAAATGCATTTGTTAGACAACAAGTTTACACATCAGGGCACAAAAGAAATGAATCAAGTATATATGGAGATGCACAAATAGATATATCAAATTGTAGTCTACAGACGCTGTATGAGACATCACAAGAATTACCTTGAGAGAAGAGGAGCTCAAGTAAAAAAAGAAGGTAAATCTCAGACTTTTTTGCTCTATATGCTTAGATTAGATCAGATTAGATGAATTTTATTAATCCCAAAGGGAAATTTCAATGATAGGTTGCTCTGTGTTATCAAAAacaatattatatgtgaccctggaccacaaaaccagtcatcaggttaaattttacaaaactgagatgtacacatcatatgaaagctcaataaataagctttctattgatatatggtttgttaggataggacaatatttggccgagatacatctatttgaaaatctggaatctgagggtgcaaaaaaatcaaaatactgagaaaatcacctttaaagttgtccaaattaagttcttaacaatgcatattactaatcaaaaactacattttgatatatttacagtaggaattttacaaaatatctttatggaacatgatctttacttcatttcctaatgatttttggcattaaagaaaaatcaataattttgacccatacaatgtatttttggctattgctacaaatataccccagcgacttaagagtggttttgtggtccagggtcacatatgtgatacAACTTAATTCTTTAAGCCCTT is part of the Garra rufa chromosome 25, GarRuf1.0, whole genome shotgun sequence genome and encodes:
- the LOC141301998 gene encoding major histocompatibility complex class I-related gene protein-like, yielding MAIALILLVLSVPTVTSKGSHSLRMLLTYIKRQTQLSELTGTMVLDDITLGYYNSKTRSYIARGNTTNEDDAIDPNHLNTIRDYMIDHFMRRSDYLRPINHTESYVVFQIMGLCEQMDNDKPGQMITRNAFRGSTIDELRFFDGKFTYQGSLNYTAQQIKLTLQLSMWRHETIFYPACIQTLKYYLEKRGKQVNRKLKPRVRLIKKAISDSGGFRVRCLATGFYPRHINLTLFRDGKPVADHEISGGDLLPNGDGTYQMRKSLEISAADKHKYTCSATHLSLDNKLDIDLEFDHGKPFKSVIPALTVLALMLVFGAAAAITTWKRRRADSFKSGYSTASTSAESMDIKSEST